One genomic region from Haloprofundus salinisoli encodes:
- a CDS encoding ArsR/SmtB family transcription factor — translation MSGLLPSDRDAERETRTPRVLWLNDDDAEQLLSSLSSETARLILTELYERDATASELSNAVDTSLQNVRHHLGNLQDAGLVEIVDTEYSVKGREMNVYAPVDSPLVVCAGQEDDRASVLDSLRKFVGVAALLAVGAMLVQWLFGAAVAVTDVGGPGTAPRVGDSVADGVAPTLGTLPPGAAFLAGGALVLAVMLALEVVDR, via the coding sequence ATGTCAGGACTGCTCCCGTCGGACAGAGACGCAGAGCGGGAGACGCGAACTCCCCGCGTCCTGTGGCTCAACGACGACGACGCGGAGCAGCTACTCTCGTCGCTCTCCTCGGAGACCGCTCGGTTGATTCTCACAGAGCTGTACGAGCGCGATGCGACGGCTTCGGAGCTGTCCAACGCCGTCGACACGTCTCTGCAGAACGTCCGGCACCACCTCGGAAACTTACAGGACGCCGGGCTCGTCGAGATCGTCGACACCGAGTACTCCGTGAAGGGGCGCGAGATGAACGTCTACGCGCCCGTCGACAGCCCGCTTGTCGTCTGCGCCGGCCAAGAGGACGACCGTGCGTCGGTGCTCGACTCGCTGCGGAAGTTCGTCGGCGTCGCCGCGCTGTTGGCCGTCGGCGCGATGCTCGTCCAGTGGCTGTTCGGTGCAGCCGTCGCTGTCACCGACGTCGGCGGACCGGGAACGGCCCCGCGAGTCGGCGACAGCGTCGCCGACGGAGTCGCCCCGACTCTCGGTACACTGCCCCCCGGAGCCGCGTTTCTGGCCGGCGGTGCGCTCGTTCTCGCCGTAATGCTCGCGCTGGAGGTCGTCGACAGATGA